Within Cellulophaga sp. L1A9, the genomic segment GAATAATTGTAGTTTTAAATGTCTTTTTGTTTTTAAATATATTTTCTGAAGCTAAAAGCTGAATGCCCGATGCTGTAGCTGGTTCAGGTATTGTTTTTTCCGTAATAACACCATCCACTTCACCATATACCGCAGTACTGCTCACAAAAATAACATGTTCAATAGCCGATTTTTCAACTTCTTTAGCTAAATAATCCATTTTTGCCACGTAATTTTCCTTGTTAGTTCCGCGTAATTTAGGAGGCACATTTATCACAAGTGTTTTTGTATGTGACAAAAACGCTTCAATAGGACCTGAAATGCCGTTCTCGGAGAGAACTATTTTATATTCTTGAATCCCCGCTTCATTCAGGGTTTTTAATTTTACTTCTGATGTAGTAGTTCCTTTTACAGAATACCCGTTTTTAATAAAAGTTTTGGCTAATGGAAGACCAAGCCAACCGCATCCTAAAATTCCGACAGTATTATTCAATAGTGATAGTTTTAGTTACAAGGATAGCATCGTTAAGTACAAAAGGCTTTGGAATTGCATTTTTGGGTCGCGCAGGAACGGTAAATTGCGAATTACGCAGTAAGTCGTTTGATGCTTCATAGAGTTTCAGTTCAAACTTTTCATCTATTGGGAGGGTTAAACTTAATTCGGTATATTCATTATTGCTAATATAATGAGTAACTAGTTTTCCTGGAGGTCTATTTCTAAGAAAGTAATCAGATAAGGGAACGGAATTTACGCTTGCTTTAAAAATATTAGTTTGCGCAGTAAAAATGTCTAGTCTGTTTACATTTCGCTGAGGGGTAATACATATTTTTACAAGGCGCTCCGTTCCAATAATAGTATCTCTCGTTTTTTCAACTTTAGGAGCAATTATATTTTTTAAAGGTGCTTTAGAAACATAGGTAAACGCTGTCTTGTATTTACTGCTGATGGTATTTTTACTTAGTTTTTCTGGAACCTTTTTATCATCACCCACAAATTGTGCTGTCCAATCTGATAATACATGATCATAGGTTGCCCATTGTGCATTTTTAGTATCGGCATTAAGGATATAAACTAAACTTGTTGGTTTTGCATTATCTGCTGTAAAACCAGAATTTAAATGCGCAGAAATCATAGCAGCAAAAAAGAGCAACATCATAATAAACCCTAATCTGTTTTTATGCTTATAAAATGAAAATACAGGCAATGCCAATACAAAAACTAAAGTGGTTAATACGGTAGCCGCCACCATCATTTTTAACCCAAGACCAACTGGAAACATTTTTATAAAGGGGGTGAATATCCATAAGGCCGGAATGATTAAGAACACAAGTAAGAATGCATTGGGTTTTTCTTGATTGATAACAACTAAAAAAGCAGCTAAAAGTGCAAACACAGGGATTATAAAAAAGCTTGCTCCAGGTAAATAGGCACTTATACCACCACATAGTATAAGCCAAAGTACTAAGGGCCCTACTAATAGATCTGCAGTGCTAATTTTTCTAAACTTGTGGTATACAAAAAAGCAAACAGCCAATGAAAAAAGTACAAATGCCGCAATATAGGTATAGCCATTATAAGTGAATCCATGTAAAATATCCAAGTATTGAGGGTAGATGCTTTTTAGAATCGTCCAACTAAAATACCCGACAATACCGTTTATAAACAGGGTTATAAAAAGTGGAATAAAACTCAGAGCACTATTCTTTAAGTTTAAAGATTTTTTCTTAAAACCATAGGCCATTAATGCAATAAAGAATATTAACGCTATCCCAAATAAAGGCCAAACCCAGTCAAAAGGGTAGGATACTAATTTAAAAAACGGGACATTAAAATAATTATAATCGCTTAAGCTTTTTAAATTTGATAAATCGGCTGTGCTAAAATGATGTAATAATGGCATCAAATAACTGCCTTGATGTGCTAGCGTGTTTCTATCTAATCGCTCGTAATTATCTCTTTTTGTGTGGTAATCATAGTGGTCATCTATAAAGGCAAAATTTAAGCCTTCTATATCCCCATCTTCTCTAAAAATAGTTAAATCCGTATCATTGGGTAACATTTTATAGATACTATATACCAATGAATTTGCAACAGGGTATTCTGGATTTGCTTTTGTAAATTCTTTGATCAGCTTGCTATTTCCTCTATTTGTTTCTATCAGCATGTAGGATGGTCCACCACTACCACGTGCTTCAAAATTTAAAACCAATCCTACATCTTTACTCCACGGATGGTTATTTACAAATAAATCGGCACCATTTAAACCCAATTCCTCTGCATCAGTAAATAGAATGATAATATCATTTTTAGGTTTTTTATTTTCAGCTAGATAAGCACGAACACCTTCTAGGATTGTAGCAACCCCACTGCCTGCGTCACTAGCCCCCAAGGAAGAATGCGGGTTGCTGTCATAATGCGATAAAAGGACTAATGCTTTTCCTTTCTCTGTACCCTCAATTTTGGCAATGATATTAACGGCCTTACTCAAATTAGCCCAATCTCCTGTGGTATACCCTTCTTGTAAGCTTGTTTTTAAACCTAATTTTTCTAGTTCTCTACGAATATATTTTCGAACTTCTTTATGAGCAGGAAAACCTACGGAATGTGGTTGGGTGGAAATCTTTTTTACATGGACTAAAGCTCTTTCCGTAGCGAATTGAGTGCTAGTTAATTCTTTATCAATACCATCACTTGGCATGGATGATTTGAATCCAAAATAGATAATTAGGAGGATTAAAATAAGGGTTAGGGTAGCGGTGCTTGTTTTCATTTGGTTGTAAATTGTATTGCTATCTTGAGATTATTGTAAATGTATAAAAATATAGTGGGATGTTTATTACGGTGATTTTAGGCAGTATAAATAGGGATTTACTAGTCTATTTCTTAAAAAAATGATTATTTAAACGATTATATATCAATTAGTTGTTGTTTTGTTAAGAATAAGTACTATATTTAAGATCAACCTAAAAATACTACATATGGGAATCAAAAGCTTTCAGGGCATTCGTAAAGTCGTTAAAAAAGAATTTGATGCACCCATTTTGGTCGAAGATTATATGACCAGAAAACTAGTTTCTTTTTCCCCAGAACAATCTATTTTAGAGGTAATGGAATTATTTACCAAGCATAATATTTCAGGTGGGCCTGTTTTAGATACAAATGGATTTCTTGTCGGGATTATTTCTGAAGCAGATTGTATGAAGACCATTTCAGAAAGTCGCTATTTCAACCAACCTATATTAGATAAAAGGGTAGATAATTACATGACTAAAAATGTTGAAACCATAGGTAATGATATCAGTATTTTTGACGCTGCAGGAATTTTTCATAAAAATAACAGGCGTAGACTCCCGGTTTTAAAAAATGGATTATTAGTGGGGCAAATTAGTAGAAAAGATATTGTAATTGCTGCCTTAAAATTAAGCGGGCAAAATTGGTAAAGTAAAAGTATGATCTAACCATTAACATTAACCTCACTCTTTTTGGTGAGGTTTTTTTATTCTCTTTTTACAATCATATAATAATCATTATCTAAAGGCAAATAGCCTAGATCATAGACAAAATAATAGATGGTTCCTTTTTTCGTGGTATAGATGCTCGTGAAAATTTCAAAATCGAATCCTTTATCGAGAAGTTTGTAGCGTGTAGTTTTTGTTTTACCCTCTTTTAGGGGAAAGCTTTCTAAAATGCGATGATTTTTTCGCAACCGATTATTGATATTGCGTATTAGATTTTTAGAATCTTTGTTAAGCTTGTTATTGAACGAGTTTCTGCAATAGTCAGAGCAGAATTTTTTATCAACCCGACCAATGATTTTTTCTCCACATTCAGGGCAAAGCTTCTCCAAGATTATTGCTTTTTAAAAATGAATTTAAATTCTTGCGTACTGCCATCTTCTTCTTCGGCAAGAATATAGGCAATCATTTCAGTGTCACTTATTTTTTTATAGGTAAGGCCATCAAAATAAAGGGCATTATCTTCTTTTTTCACCAAAGGAAAGTCTTGAAATTCATCTTTAGCTTCCCAACCATCCAATTCCCCAGAAAAATGCTTTAGCTGTAAATGTATGGTTTCACCTTCTTCAATAATATGTCCTATTTCATAGAAATCTACTTTACCTTCGATAACTAATCTAAAAGAAAACATCATAGAATCTCCTTCTGCTTTGGTCCATATTTCCTCACTAATTCCACCAAAAGCTTCACCAATCCAATGGCCAGTCATAAAACTAGCGTCTGCAAGCGTAGCTTTTGGGGCTGTTTCATCCGTCGTAGGAGAAAGTGTATTCTGTGCAGTGCATAAACTTGTCACTAATAAAAGAAGGTAGAATGATTTCATAGGGTGTGTTATATATTAGGATCTAATATACAATTTATTTGACTTGTTGAATATCAATGAATTGAAATACTATATTTTGTAAGTAAGCCAGCAAGATTGTCTTGAGAAAACTTTGCATTTTTTATAGCATTTGCTTCGGGATCTATGGAGAAATTGATAGCAGAAGAAAAATCGGCTTTTTGTAAAATGGTATTGCTGAAGATAGCAGCACTTAAATCACATTGATTAAAAATAGCCTCACTAGCATCGGTGTTTGTAAACTCTACCTGCTTCATCTTACAATGATTAAAACGTGTTTTTCTAATTTTCAGCTTGTAAAAAGATGCGAAATCTAGGTTGCAATTTTCAAAGTTAAAGGATAGTATAAAAGTATTACAATACTGGAAATTAACTCCTAATAATTTGCAGTCTTTAAATAGCGTCTCTTTTAACGTTGCTTCTGCAAAGTTAGCATTGCTAATATCACAGTCTATAAATTCACATTCAGAAAATGTACAATTGCTTAAGTTTGCTTTAGAGAAGTTGCAGTTTTCAAAGGTGCAATTCTCATATTCTGCTTTTGGCAATCTAGTAATGGTATAGTTTTTTCCTTTAAAAGTGGTGTCAATAACTAAGTCTGTCATGATTATTTTATGAGGGTACTATTGTTTAAACAATACTACAAAAAATAGTTTGCAACCACAGATTAGACTTTGTTTTTCTTTACGAGTATAGTGTGGTGAATGGTAAATTTTATAATGTCACGGCTATAGAAATCTATGCCAGATTTTTGTTGTTGAAACATATTAAAATAGCCAATTTCAAAACCAAGATGGTTAATTGGCATATACTGAATGCTACTGCCTATTCTATTTTGATCAAATACATTGTTTACAATGGTATTTCCTGCATTTATAAATAGTTCATCAAAAGCTTTTATGCTTACTTTTTTGAGGGGCGTATATTTTATTTCTATTTTGTACCGTAGTCTTACGTTTGCATACGCATAGGCGTCATGTTCTAATTCAAAAAACCTAAATTCTGACCAAAACCGATGATTCACTGTAAATTTCTCAGATACTGTTTGTTTATAGGCAAGTTCTATCTGTGGTCTAATTTCTTTTTGAGTGTAATACTCTTTTACCTCAGGGTCGTTTGGTAGTGATTGTACTATACCTGTTACACCAACTGCCGTAGTCCAACCGTTTCCTAATTGGTATTCAAGATTTGTTCTAGAAAGCATCTGGTGTTGTCGCCAAGGATTGCTATAGTTTCGCTGGTCTAGTTCTTGCCTAATTTGATAGTTGTCATTTATCTTAAGTTTTAAGGCATAGCTCGTCCATAGTACATCCTGACGAATGATGTTCTTTTGTGCTAGTCCGTAAAAGATATTAAAACAGCCGAATATGGCTACTAATATTCCCTGTATTCCTATTTTCATCGATTTAAAATATAGCTGTAAATGTATATAAAAATAGTAATCCTATAGTTTAAGTAGAATAAAATTATTAGCTGTTAATTCATACGAAATTTGAAACTAATAGGAGTGTTATTTTTTTGATTTCAGTGGGCAGCTAGAAAAGCCTAATAATGGATACAAAGGACAAAAACTTACCAGACTTGTAACTACAAAAACGCCAGCAAGAACTAAAAGGATAATACCCAATGTTCCTGTAACTACATTTGTAAAGTAGAGTACAGCAATTAAAGCAGCAAGAAGTATTCTGATTGTTTTATCTGTAGTTCCCATATTCTTTTTCATGATATAAAATTTAGTGGATTAATCTAACATCAAAGATCACGAATAGAAATGTTTTACAAAGTGACTAAAGTCACATAAGCCCAGAAAGTTATCTTTATTTTTGTTCAATTATAGGACCTAGGGTTTTTTAAAAGGCATTTTTTTTATAGACCTTGCCACCAGTTAAAGGTAGTGTTAATACTGTCCTTTACCTTGATATCTGCCCCTAGTTCTGGAGTAATTATAGGTAAGTTTAATTTGTGGGCTGCAATTTTTAAGCGCGTTACAGGAGCTGTCCAACCATGTAACGCTAGTTTAAAGCCAGCCCAATGTATGGGCATTAGTTTGTTTGCATTTATATCTATTCCTGCTTGTGCTGTTTCTTCTGGCATCATGTGTATATCTGGCCACATTTCGTCGTATTGCCCGCATTCCATCAAAGCAATATCAAAAGGGCCATATTTTTTGCCTATTTCTTTAAAATGTGATGCGTAACCACTATCACCACTAAAATAAATGTTTTCGTCTGCAGATTGTATCACCCAAGAACTCCAAAGCGTACTTTGAGTAGTATTAAATTTACGACCAGAAAAATGTTGGGCGGGGGTGCAGACTAAAGTTAGTTCTTCAAATTGAGTTTCTTGCCACCAATCTAATTCTGTTATTTTATTTTTTGAGACTCCCCAGGCCTCTAAATGCACTCCCAAACCAAGGGGAACATAAAACTGTTTGGTTTTGTCTTTAATTTTTAGAATAGTTTCATAATCTAAATGATCATAGTGGTCATGTGAAAAAATAACCGCATCAATAGTTCCTAATTTTTCTACTGCTAACGGAAAATCTGTATTAAACCGATTAGCTCCTAACAAAGGGTGAGGAGCTGCCACTTTCCCTAGCATAGGATCTAAAAGAATAGTTTTCCCTTTTAGTTGCAATAAAAATGATGAATGTCCGTACCACACTAAACGGGCCTCTTTCGTATAATTAGCAACTGCTGCAGAATCTAGTTTGTGAACTTTTAAATCTTTCTTAGGTCGGCCGTTAGTCACTTTTGTGGTTAAAAACGTATAGCTAAGCTTCAGTGTTTCAGAAAAATTTAAATCTTTCGGTACTGGCTTAGTGTTATTAAATTTTCCTTGTTTGAATTGTGCTGATTTTTGATAGATCAGTTTTCGCGCCTTAGAAACATCACCTCCAAAACTTGGATAAAAGTTCGTGAATAAAAAATAGAATGCGATTGATAGACCGATGACGGCTAAAACGATAATCATTATCTTTTTTAAAATTCGTTTTATCATGAGGTACATAAGACTAATGTCTTGTTGTTTTATTAAAGATAGAAACTCCGATGCAGTTTAGATGGGTATTACTAAATTAGTGCTAAAGTTAGGTAAAATGTTAGTTAGAATTTTTTAGCTTCATGAGCATGTAGCTTACATCATTTTTTAATTAGCATCACGTTTTTGACTCCAAATACCTTATGTTCTTGGGTTTTTCAATTTCACCCAGATATAATCATCGAGAATTACATTGTTTTTGATAACAGCGTCTTTTTTAATGGATTCGAGGTAAAAGTCATTTTTTTCTAATACTCGCATTGATGCTTTGTTAAATGAAAATACTCCAGCTTCAATTCTAATGATATCAAAGTTTTTAAAGCTGTATTCTACCATCAGTTTTATAGCTTCTGAAGCGATACCATTACCCCAAAAAGGCGCTCCAATAAAATACCCCATTTCAGCACCTAATTTAAATACATCCGTATTGATCGTTATCCCAATTTCGCCTACAAATTGATCTTTCCAATAGATTATTTTCCGTTCAGGTATATTTTTTTTAGTTTGAAGCGTTATAAAATCTTCAGCATCTTTTAACGTAAACGGATTAGGAACTTTATCATAGCCATTATCAAAAATAGTTCTGTTATTTCTATAAGTAGCATAAGCTTCTACAACGTCTAAAGTATACGCTCGTAATTCTATCATAAAGATCATTTTTTAGTGCTACCCTTGAATGTTTTCATAACTAACTACGGTATCACGTGATGTTGTCTTTTTCCACATTAAATAACACCCAATAAATATAATGATAATGCCAAGAGTTAGAGATAGAGGAGTACCCAATCTTTCAAAAATAGTTTTTAAAGATGTAACGGCTAATCTTCGTTCTATACTTCCAGTAGCTATATTATCTCTCCACGCTAGAGCGATAAATAATAACCCAAATACAGAAATAAAAAAGCCGCTACTGCGGTAAATGCTTTTTAATTTAGTTTCCTTTTTGTGTGCAACTTTTAGGTTTCTAATTTTATCTAGTGCTAACATAAACTTAGGCAGGTCTTCCGCTAGTTTAAATTGGATGTCATCAATATTAACCGTGGTTTCATTAGCTTTTTGTGCCCCTTTAAATTTCATGAATCCATTTTGAAACTGAATCCTTTGGATTTCATCGAACTTAAAAATTTCGGAGGTATCATACATCTCCGGATATTTATACATGTTGATAAACTTATCAATATCATAAATAGGCTTGAATGTTAAAATCATTTCATTAGCATCAATAAAAATGGAATTTGTTCTTCGACTTTGAACTTGGAATAATTCTGCCATGTATGTTTATTTAGTGATGCTTAAAAACTTGTCTTAAAGTATATTTTCAACAAAATACGAATACTTGGTGTTACATTACTTTAGAAGCCAAATATTTCTGCACTTCGTACACATCAATGCTTTTATTAAACTTTTTGCTTACGGAAGGAATATCCTCACTCGAAATCCAAATTTTTAATTCAGCATCTAAATCAAACGTACCCGCTGTTTCTAAAGAGAATCTAGAAATGCTTTTATAGGGGTATGATTGGTATTGCACTTTACTTCCTGTTAAGCCTTGAACATCTATGATGATTAGACGTTTGTTGGTAAACATAAAAGTGTCTCGGAAGAGTTTAAAGCCTAATTCTATAGCTTCATTATCTATTAGAAGGCGACCGTATTTTTCTTCTAATTTTTCAGCGGAAACTTCACTTGCGTTTCCTAATATTTTATTTAGTAGTCCCATGTGTTATTATCTATTAAGGTTATTGTAACTATCTATTTGCGCCTTACCATATACCCATTAAAAGATTTAGTGGTTCCTGTTTGCTGCTTCCAGAAAAGAAATGGAATGACCAAACCTATCGTTCCAATTAACCCCAAATATACAGAAAGTAAAATGGTAACCAATAGTCCTATTCCGGCTCCAATTAGAATAATTAGATTACTTTTTTCAGCTCTGACATCATTCACATGTTTCTTTTCGGACGTACCACAATTGTTACAATTTACCTGAAATGTATCTCCTTTCTCCATTTGTAAATCTGGACGAGTTTCAGCATTAGATTTTATTTTGATGTCTCTTTTACAAGCAGTGCAGTAAGTTAGTAAGTCCATATGAGTTTATATAAATATTATTCTACTCTTGTATATATTTCGTAGGAATAGTCAATATTTTCAGTATTACTATTTTCTAGTGAAATCCAACGCATTTCGTTTGAAGATGGAAAATCAATTTTAAGGCTAGATTCCTGATCGGGCTCCGGATCTCTAGATGTGTCTGTCACTATTTTGAATGAATAAAATGTTACATTATTTTCCCATGTTCCAGTTAATATTCCTGTGCTAAAGCATCCATCATCTGGTCCGTCGAAAGTCTCTATTCTAAAAGTGCCATCTGCATCAAAAGCAAAGCGGCCAAGTGTTACACAAAAGTAGTCATATTCAGAAAATTCATCTTTACCGTCATCAAATACATCTCCACGTCCCAATTCTGTCCAAGTTCCAATGATAGGATCATTTTGCACGGTGTCAGTTGAGTTTTCTTTATTACAAGAAACAAATAATAAAATAATAGCTAAAAAACGAATTAATCTCATAGTTGTGAAAATTATTGATGAAGGTGATATTATATTTATGGCAATCCCATACGCTAGTTTATAAATCTATAAACATAGAACAAATCCTTTATTATTTTATTGCATATCTGTATCAGTGAGAGATAAAAAGTAGGGTTTTTTAGGCTTCAATTGTTTTAAAAGCAGAACAGGAAACTTAAGCCATTTCTTAATTTAAATAACTTAAGCATGAAAAAAATACACCTACTACCTTTTTTAGCGGTATTCGCAACTTTAGGGTTACAAGCACAAACAGAAGAAAAAATAGCTACTAAAACTTATTATGAGCAACGAGCATTAGAAGATGCTAAATACGAACAGGAGTTTGCGACAGAAGATGAAACTGCTGAAGTAGCCTTTTGGGATGATCAGAAAGCTTATGAGAGAGATTTAAAAAAGCGCGATAGAAAAGCCTATCGGGCCTATATGAAAGGCAAACGTGATGCGTATGCAGAACATTACAACCATTGTGATGATCATTGCCATCATAGCACACATTATTACAGTCATGCTACGTATTACTATTATGGCTACAATCGAAATTATTACCGTCCTTCGAATAGGACAACCGTAAGAACTAACGTGCGAGTGCCATCTGTACGTGTAGGAGTTGGAATTTTATAATTAATTTCAGGAATGAAAAAGCGGTCTATTTAGACCGCTTTTTTTATACCCTAATTTATTCAATTTTGCCACCATCGCGTTCTGGAGAACGTGGTTCTGGCCAAGTGCGTTGCTCTCCCGATCTTGGGTTTATAGGTAAAACCGATTTTTCGCGAGAAGTTTTTTCAGGATCTTCACTCGCCATATATGCCATTACAGCAGTTAATATGGCATTGTTTCTCACATCATCAAAAACAATTTTATCATAAGTGTCTAGGTTGGTATGCCATGTATAGTTCCAATAACTCCAGCTTAAAGAGCTTAGTGAAAAAGCTGGTACTCCTGCGGCTACAAAAGAAGCATAATCTGAGCCACCATTGCTAGGAACGCCAGGAAAAGTAGTCTCAATTTGTTTTGTGATATCTTTAGGGGCAGCTTCTAGCCACTTTCCAATATAGTCATAGGCATGCAAATAGCCTTGACCCGATATTTTAACTACTCGGCCTGTTCCATTATCTTGATTGAAAACAGCTTGTACATTTGCTATAATTTCAGGATGATCTTCAACAAAAGCACGAGATCCATTTAGGCCTTGCTCTTCACTTCCCCAAAGTCCGATTAAAATAGTTCTTTTTGGATTTGGATAAAACTTTTTCAGTAAACGAGCCGCTTCCATCATGGTGATCGTTCCTGTACCATTATCGGTTGCTCCAGTAGCACCATCCCAAGAATCAAAATGAGCGGAAAGAATCACATATTCATCAGGAAATTCTGTTCCTTTTATTTCTGCAAGCGTATTAAAAGTAGGGACCGTTCCTAATTCTTTAGATTCGGCAACCACATTTAATTTAGGTTGGTCGCCATTTTCAGTCATTCTATAAATTAGTCCATAGTCTTCTAGAGATAAATCTACAACTGGAATTTTTTTGGTATTAGCACTGAAAATTTTGTTCGCACCAAATCCATTAGACCATCTTGATTGAATGATGCCTACAGCACCTGCTTTTTCTAATTCTTGATTGATGTTTCTTGAGGTGAATCCTGTTTTGCGCATACGCTCACGCCAAGAATCTTCTAATGCATCACGGTCTTTTTTCATTTTTTCAAAAGACTCGGGAGTAGCAAATTCTTCCCAATTGTAATCCGGTCTTCCTGTAGGTTGGTTCATAGAAACCAATACAATTTTACCTTTTACGTTGGGCAACCATTTTTGAAAAGCTATTGAATCTGATACTTCCGGTATCGTAATTAAATCTGCCGTAATTCCTTTCTTTCCTGTACTAGGGCTCCAAGCCAATTGCATTCCGCTTAAGCTTACAACGCGTGGAGCAATTAAATCTACATGGGTAATACCGCGTTCCCAGCCGCGCCATTTGCCGTACTCTTCCATACGAGCATCAATACCCCATTTCTTGTAGGTGGAAATAGCCCAATCACTTGCTTTTTTCATTTGTGGAGTTCCTACCAGTCGCGGACCTACCACATCCATAAGTTCATGTGCTAATACTTCTAGTTGAGAATTGTCATTGGCTTCATTCACCATCTTTTCGACAATTTCGTCCGTAGTTTGTGCACTACTTACTGTAAAAGAAAAGAGTAACAGCAGTACTGCAAATAGTTTGTTTGTTTTCATAATGTTCCCGTTAATTAGTTCGGAAACTAAGATACTTATTTTGGTAAGGTATAGCCTTGTTTAAAATCTAAATAGAATGTTAAAAAAATATGCGTTGTGCCATTCTAAAGGTATTGGCGTGTGCCTCTATAATGATTTTTATATCCCGAGAATAGCCTCCACCCATACTACATTGAACCGGTATTTTATGATCAAAACAGGTTTGGAGCACAAATTCATCACGCTTTTTACAACCGTCTAAAGTCAGGGCTAAAGTACCCAATTTGTCACTCGCCAAAACATCAACTCCAGAAAGGTAAAAGATGAAATCTGGTTTTACTGTTGCGACTAATGTTGGTAATGTCTTTTTTAATAGCGATAAGTATTCTTCATCTTCAGTGCCACTTTCTAATGCAATGTCTACATCAGACACTTCTTTTTTAAATGGGTAATTACTTTTGCCGTGCATGGAAAAAGTAAATACAGAACTATCGTTTTGAAAAATTTCTGCTGTACCATTCCCTTGATGCACATCTAAATCGACAATTAATATTTGAGCAGCTAATTTTTTCGCCTGTAAATATCTTGCGCCAATGGCTTGATCATTTAGCATGCAAAAAGCTTCACCATGATCAGAATACGCATGGTGTGTGCCCCCCGCTAGATTCATAGCAACACCATGTACTAATGCATATTCACAAGCTTTCATAGTGCCATCTGCAATAATCCGTTCGCGCTCCACCAAATCTTCAGAAAGTGGAAAACCTATTTTACGTGCCGCTTTAGGGTCAATTTTAATATTCAACAAATCATAATAATATTCCGCATCGTGTACTGCTAGAATATATTTATCATTGGG encodes:
- a CDS encoding DUF2892 domain-containing protein is translated as MKKNMGTTDKTIRILLAALIAVLYFTNVVTGTLGIILLVLAGVFVVTSLVSFCPLYPLLGFSSCPLKSKK
- a CDS encoding DUF6265 family protein is translated as MKSFYLLLLVTSLCTAQNTLSPTTDETAPKATLADASFMTGHWIGEAFGGISEEIWTKAEGDSMMFSFRLVIEGKVDFYEIGHIIEEGETIHLQLKHFSGELDGWEAKDEFQDFPLVKKEDNALYFDGLTYKKISDTEMIAYILAEEEDGSTQEFKFIFKKQ
- a CDS encoding GNAT family N-acetyltransferase — translated: MIELRAYTLDVVEAYATYRNNRTIFDNGYDKVPNPFTLKDAEDFITLQTKKNIPERKIIYWKDQFVGEIGITINTDVFKLGAEMGYFIGAPFWGNGIASEAIKLMVEYSFKNFDIIRIEAGVFSFNKASMRVLEKNDFYLESIKKDAVIKNNVILDDYIWVKLKNPRT
- a CDS encoding CBS domain-containing protein gives rise to the protein MGIKSFQGIRKVVKKEFDAPILVEDYMTRKLVSFSPEQSILEVMELFTKHNISGGPVLDTNGFLVGIISEADCMKTISESRYFNQPILDKRVDNYMTKNVETIGNDISIFDAAGIFHKNNRRRLPVLKNGLLVGQISRKDIVIAALKLSGQNW
- a CDS encoding DUF2490 domain-containing protein; translation: MKIGIQGILVAIFGCFNIFYGLAQKNIIRQDVLWTSYALKLKINDNYQIRQELDQRNYSNPWRQHQMLSRTNLEYQLGNGWTTAVGVTGIVQSLPNDPEVKEYYTQKEIRPQIELAYKQTVSEKFTVNHRFWSEFRFFELEHDAYAYANVRLRYKIEIKYTPLKKVSIKAFDELFINAGNTIVNNVFDQNRIGSSIQYMPINHLGFEIGYFNMFQQQKSGIDFYSRDIIKFTIHHTILVKKNKV
- a CDS encoding MBL fold metallo-hydrolase produces the protein MIIVLAVIGLSIAFYFLFTNFYPSFGGDVSKARKLIYQKSAQFKQGKFNNTKPVPKDLNFSETLKLSYTFLTTKVTNGRPKKDLKVHKLDSAAVANYTKEARLVWYGHSSFLLQLKGKTILLDPMLGKVAAPHPLLGANRFNTDFPLAVEKLGTIDAVIFSHDHYDHLDYETILKIKDKTKQFYVPLGLGVHLEAWGVSKNKITELDWWQETQFEELTLVCTPAQHFSGRKFNTTQSTLWSSWVIQSADENIYFSGDSGYASHFKEIGKKYGPFDIALMECGQYDEMWPDIHMMPEETAQAGIDINANKLMPIHWAGFKLALHGWTAPVTRLKIAAHKLNLPIITPELGADIKVKDSINTTFNWWQGL
- a CDS encoding pentapeptide repeat-containing protein; translated protein: MTDLVIDTTFKGKNYTITRLPKAEYENCTFENCNFSKANLSNCTFSECEFIDCDISNANFAEATLKETLFKDCKLLGVNFQYCNTFILSFNFENCNLDFASFYKLKIRKTRFNHCKMKQVEFTNTDASEAIFNQCDLSAAIFSNTILQKADFSSAINFSIDPEANAIKNAKFSQDNLAGLLTKYSISIH
- a CDS encoding M20/M25/M40 family metallo-hydrolase, which gives rise to MKTSTATLTLILILLIIYFGFKSSMPSDGIDKELTSTQFATERALVHVKKISTQPHSVGFPAHKEVRKYIRRELEKLGLKTSLQEGYTTGDWANLSKAVNIIAKIEGTEKGKALVLLSHYDSNPHSSLGASDAGSGVATILEGVRAYLAENKKPKNDIIILFTDAEELGLNGADLFVNNHPWSKDVGLVLNFEARGSGGPSYMLIETNRGNSKLIKEFTKANPEYPVANSLVYSIYKMLPNDTDLTIFREDGDIEGLNFAFIDDHYDYHTKRDNYERLDRNTLAHQGSYLMPLLHHFSTADLSNLKSLSDYNYFNVPFFKLVSYPFDWVWPLFGIALIFFIALMAYGFKKKSLNLKNSALSFIPLFITLFINGIVGYFSWTILKSIYPQYLDILHGFTYNGYTYIAAFVLFSLAVCFFVYHKFRKISTADLLVGPLVLWLILCGGISAYLPGASFFIIPVFALLAAFLVVINQEKPNAFLLVFLIIPALWIFTPFIKMFPVGLGLKMMVAATVLTTLVFVLALPVFSFYKHKNRLGFIMMLLFFAAMISAHLNSGFTADNAKPTSLVYILNADTKNAQWATYDHVLSDWTAQFVGDDKKVPEKLSKNTISSKYKTAFTYVSKAPLKNIIAPKVEKTRDTIIGTERLVKICITPQRNVNRLDIFTAQTNIFKASVNSVPLSDYFLRNRPPGKLVTHYISNNEYTELSLTLPIDEKFELKLYEASNDLLRNSQFTVPARPKNAIPKPFVLNDAILVTKTITIE
- a CDS encoding SDR family NAD(P)-dependent oxidoreductase, translated to MNNTVGILGCGWLGLPLAKTFIKNGYSVKGTTTSEVKLKTLNEAGIQEYKIVLSENGISGPIEAFLSHTKTLVINVPPKLRGTNKENYVAKMDYLAKEVEKSAIEHVIFVSSTAVYGEVDGVITEKTIPEPATASGIQLLASENIFKNKKTFKTTIIRFGGLLSDDRHPVTMLVKRQALKNGEMPVNLIHRDDCIRIIEKVLGENWWNEIINGVYPEHPTKKEYYTEVAIQRGLKPPDYEGNKAKNGKIISSAYLLNVKNFQFLTPIKK